The Clarias gariepinus isolate MV-2021 ecotype Netherlands chromosome 7, CGAR_prim_01v2, whole genome shotgun sequence genome includes a window with the following:
- the LOC128527554 gene encoding uncharacterized protein LOC128527554: MKMQTAHVRRSEYASIKQGAFVKIYFLLLIIPALIYIIYFIFQKQTIIPPPRPKCPDYKNKTTPVQPCGVPVRNDPIIKVNNHKSYMVGSYIEHRHGAKMIRTIAIVLRSEDTQYQCLLCCNGKSESVPATCEIHSDHFGFEYGMADITCRLPVTCTKPTHVTITSRQVKENGSSQDAHTFQHVRNQEIPEKFPYEFAVCISVMFDYNNVLELVQAMEMFKILGVQKVAIYKTSCDSNVQKVLDYYVKQKFVELIPWNLSPYINASRGWLKSVSSGELHYFGQIPALNDCVYRYMYQSRYVSLQDLDELILPMNVKTWTELLPELERKYKNIGAFEFENNYFPLSIKDSNSKYSPDSWNKVPGVNILEHVFRLAKTNINRYENFKTIVDPRFVVQATVHGLLKYTKGIVWVDSKIARMYHMRNISNEILKESSQIRDTHLRDYADSLIPAVSKILQEALGIN; the protein is encoded by the coding sequence GTCAGAATATGCCTCCATAAAGCAGGGAGCTTTTGTAAAGATATATTTTCTCCTTCTGATTATTCCTGCGCTCATTTACATCATCTACTTCattttccaaaaacaaacaatcatACCCCCTCCACGTCCTAAGTGCCctgactataaaaataaaacgacACCTGTCCAGCCATGTGGTGTGCCAGTGCGAAATGATCCAATCATTAAAGTGAACAATCATAAATCATATATGGTCGGCTCCTATATAGAGCACCGCCATGGAGCGAAAATGATACGTACAATTGCTATAGTGCTTCGCAGTGAGGACACACAATATCAATGCTTGCTGTGCTGCAATGGAAAAAGTGAATCTGTACCAGCTACATGCGAAATTCATTCTGACCACTTTGGATTTGAATACGGCATGGCTGATATTACCTGCAGGTTACCTGTAACATGTACAAAACCGACACACGTAACTATCACTTCCCGACAAGttaaagaaaatggatcttcaCAAGACGCTCACACCTTCCAACATGTTAGGAATCAAGAGATACCTGAAAAATTTCCTTACGAGTTTGCAGTCTGCATTTCTGTCATGTTTGATTATAACAATGTCTTGGAGCTTGTGCAGGCCATGGAGATGTTTAAGATACTCGGTGTACAAAAGGTAGCTATTTACAAAACTAGCTGTGATTCTAATGTACAGAAAGTCCTGGATTACTACGTCAAGCAAAAGTTTGTAGAACTTATTCCTTGGAATTTATCACCATACATCAATGCTTCTAGAGGCTGGCTGAAGTCAGTTTCATCAGGAGAGCTGCACTATTTTGGGCAAATTCCGGCACTCAATGACTGTGTGTATCGGTACATGTACCAGAGTCGCTATGTATCTCTGCAAGACTTGGATGAACTTATTTTGCCTATGAATGTAAAAACCTGGACAGAGCTCCTGCCTGAATTGGAAAGGAAGTACAAAAATATAGGTGCCTTTGAATTTGAGAATAATTATTTTCCTCTTTCCATCAAGGATTCAAACTCTAAATATTCACCAGACTCCTGGAATAAGGTCCCGGGAGTAAACATTTTGGAACATGTTTTTAGACTGgccaaaacaaacataaataggTATGAAAACTTTAAAACTATTGTTGATCCTCGCTTCGTGGTTCAGGCAACAGTCCATGGCCTTTTGAAATACACGAAGGGTATTGTCTGGGTGGACTCTAAGATTGCCCGTATGTATcacatgagaaacatttcaaatgaaattttgaaagaaagctctcaAATACGGGACACGCATCTCAGGGACTATGCAGACAGTCTGATCCCAGCTGTTTCTAAAATCCTTCAAGAAGCACTGGGCATTAACTGA